A window of Microbispora hainanensis genomic DNA:
CGACACCGCCATGCGCATGATCGCCGAGAACGGGCGCGGCGTGATCGTCTACCTGCGCGGCCACGAGGGACGCGGCATCGGCCTGCTGGCCAAGCTGCGGGCCTACAGCCTGCAGGACAACGGCAGCGACACCGTCGACGCCAACCTGGAGCTGGGGCTTCCGGTGGACGCCCGGGAGTTCTCCAACGCCGGGCAGATGCTCGCCGACCTCGGCGTGAAGTCGGTGCGGCTGCTGACCAACAACCCGGCCAAGGTGCGGGGCATGGACGGGTACGGCATCAAGGTCCTGGGCCGCGAGCCCATGCCGGTGGCGATGAACCCCTACAACGAGAAGTATCTGACCGCCAAGCGTGACCGGCTCGGTCACGAGATCTCGGGCGACGTGCCCCGCGACATCCACGGCGAACACTTCGGCAAGGAGGCCTCATGAGCGGCGTCGGACGACCGGACGCGGCGGCGGTGGACGCGGGCGGGCTGACCGTCGGCATCGTCGCGGCCCGGTGGCACGAGAAGATCACCGACCAGTTGCTCGCGCGGGCGGAGCAGGCGGCGCGCGACAGCGGCGCGGCCGTCGTCACGGCCCGTGTGGCCGGGTCGCTGGAGATCCCGGTGGTCGCGCAGGCCCTGGCACGGCGTTGCGACGCCGTCGTCGCGCTCGGCGTGGTGATCCGGGGGGAGACGGCCCACTTCGACTACGTCTGCGACTCGGTGACCGCGGGACTGACCAGGGTCTCGCTCGACGAGTCGACCCCGGTGGGCAACGGGGTGCTCACCTGTGACACCCTTGATCAAGCGGTTGACCGGTCCGGCGTGCCGGGCAGCAAGGAGGACAAGGGGTATGAGGCGACGATCGCCGCCCTGGAGACCGCCCTCCTCCTCCGCGGCCTCGCCGGCCGACCTCGCCCGGTCACCTGAACCGCAGTCCGCGAAGCCGCGGCCTCGAAGCCCCAGCCTTGAAGCCACAGCCTTGAAGCCACAGCCTCGAAGCCGCGGCCCTCGCATCCGCAGCGCCGAGCCGGGAAGACTTGACTGGTGATCACGCAGTATCCGCCCACGGTCCCGCAGGCCGGGGACGCCGTACGCCGCCTCGCCGTGCCGGCTCGCGGGGGTCGTCATGCCTGAGAGCGCGCCGCCGCTGCCCGTCACGTGGCGTCCCCGCATCACGACGATCATCGCGTACGGCATGGCGGCGGTGATGGTGATCGGCTCGATCCTGCTCGCCGTCGGCCTGCCCGAGCAGTTCGGGCTGCCGGACCGGGTGGGCATGGTGGTGTTCGGCGTGGCGGTGGCGTGCGTGCTCCACCTGCTCGGCCGCCTGCGGGTCACGGCCGACGAGAAGGGGATCACGGTGGTGAACGCCCTGCGGGTCCACCGCTTCGAGTGGGCCGAGGTGCTGGACGTCACCATGGTGGAGGGCGACCCCTGGCCCAAGCTGGACCTCGCGAACGGGGTCAGCCTGGGGGCGATGGGCATCCAGAGCACCGAGCGGAAACGATCGCGGCGGGCGGTGGCCCAGCTCACCGCCCTGATCCGCGAACGCGGCGAGGCCCCCGACCGCCTCTGACGGCGACGGGGGCCGGACCGCCCGTTGGACGGCGGGGCTCCTGACCGCTTGTGACGAGACCTTCCGTCACGGGGCCTCCTGTCACAGGGCCTCTGTCACGGGCCTCCTGCCACGGCCATGGAGCCGCGGCGGGTGACGCCGTCAGGCGCTGAGCCGTACGGGCTCGCCGGCGCCGAGCACACCGCGGCGGCGCAGCTCGGGCAGCACGCCCTCGCCGAACCAGAAGGCCTCCTCCAGGTGCGGATAGCCCGACAGGACGAACTCCTCCACGCCGAGTGAGGCGTACTCCTCCACGAGATCGGCGACCTCGGCGTGGCTGCCGACGAGCGCGGTGCCCGCGCCGCCGCGCACCAGGCCGACCCCCGCCCACAGTCCGGGGTGGATCTCCAGGTCCCTGGCCCTGCCGCCGCGGAAGCCCTCGTGAAGGGCGAGCATCCGCTGCTGGCCGACCGACTCGCTGCGGGACAGGATCGCCCGCGCCGACGCGATGTCCTCGGGGGAGATCTGGTCGAGCAGCCGCCCGGCCTCCGCCCACGCCTCCTTGGAGGTGTCCCTGGTTATCACGTGCAGCCGGATGCCGAAGCGCAGCGTGCGGCCCTCGGCGGCGGCCAGCTCGCGCATCCAGTCGAGCTTGGCCGCGACCTGGGACGGCGGCTCGCCCCAGGTGAGATAGACGTCCACGTGCCGGGCCGCGACCGGGCCCGCGGCGGCCGAGGAGCCGCCGAAGTACAGCTCGGGCACGGGGTCGGGCCGCTCGGCGACCGTCGCCCCCTCGACCTCGTAATAGTTGCCTCTGAAGTCGAACGGACCGTCCCAGGCGCCGCGCACGATCGACAGGAACTCGGAGGTCCGCGCGTACCGCTCGTCCTTGCCCAGGTGGTCGCCGAACCGCCGCTGCTCGGCCGCCTCACCACCGGTCACCACGTTCAGCAGCAGCCGGCCGCCGGAGATCCGCTGGTAGGTGGCGGCCATCTGCGCCGCGAGCGTCGGGGACAGCGCCCCCGGCCGGAACGCGACCAGGAACTTCAGCCGGGTCGTCACCTGGGTGAGCGCGGCGGTGACCAGCCAGGCGTCCTCGCAGTAGGTGCCCGTGGGGGTGAGCACCGCCTCGAACCCGGCCTGTTCGGCCGCGCGGGCCACCTGTGCCAGGTAGTCGACCGTCGGCGGCCGGGACACGGCGGCCCTCGCCTGGCCGTGCCGGCGCGCCAGGCCGTGGCCGCCGCCGGTGATGGAGCGGCCGTCGCCCGAGGTGGGCAGGAACCAGTGGAATCTCATTGCTGCGCCTTCCTGACGACGTCGTTGAAGCGGTCGTCGACGAACTGGGAGAAGGTGATGGCGCCCGGCACGAGGCCCTCGGCGGTGAACGCGTCGGCGATCTCCTGTTCCGAGGCGACGACCGCGTCGTCGATCACGATCGGGGTGGCCACGGCGTTGGCGACGGCGGCGTTCGCCACCTCGACCGGCAGGCCCGTCTCCTGCGCCCACACCTTCGCCCACTCGTCCAGATGGCCGGCGGCCCAGTTCCGCGCCTTGGCGAGACGGGTGAGGAAGTCGTCGATCGCGGCCCGCCTGCCCGGGTCGTCGAGCGCGGCGGGAGCGGCCACCTGGAAGTTCAGCCCGTTGACGATGCCCGCGCCGTCGACCAGCAGCCGCGCCTTGTGCTGGATCTCGGCCTGCGAGGTGAAGGGGTCCCAGATGGCCCAGGCGTCGACGGTGCCGGACGAGAACGCCGCCAGGGCGTCGGCGGGCTGGAGATACTGCGGCTGGATGTCCTTGAACGACAGGCCCTCCTTCTTCAGGACGGCCAGCAGGTGGTAGTGGGCGGAGCTACCCTTGGCCACCGCGACCTTCTTGCCCTTGAGCTGGGCCGGAGAGGTGATCGCGGACCCGCTGGGGACGAGGATCGCCGACCCCTTGGCGCTCTGCCGGTACGCGGCGACGATCTTGATCTTCGAGCCCGCGGCGGCGGCGAAGACGGGCGGGGTGTTGCCGACGCCGCCGATGTCGACCGCCCCGGCGTTGACCGCCTCCAGCAGCGGCGGCCCCGAGGTGAACTGCGAGAACGTGATCGCGTAGGAGGTGCCGTCGAGCAGCCCCGCGGCCTTGAGCAGGGCCTCCGAGCCGGCCTTCTGGTCGCCGACCCGGAGGGTGACGCGGCCCGTGGCCTGCCCGTCGTTCCCTCCTGACGTGCTTTGTCCCGTCGAGGAGCAGGCCGTGACGGCCGCCAGGACGATCAGCAGCGCGGCGAGCGGTCTCCTGGTCATGCGGGTCCCTCCGGGGTGACGCCCAGCGCGGACAGCAGGGCCGCGCGCAGGGTGAGCAGGTCGGGGTGGTCGCGGTGCCGGGGGCGCGGCGCGGTGACGGCCCACTCGTGGGCGAGGCGTCCGCCGTCGAGCACCAGGATCCGGTCGGCCAGCAGCAGCGCCTCGTCCACGTCGTGGGTCACCAGCAGCACGGCCGGGCCGTGCGCCGCCCACAGGTCGAGCACCAGGCGGTGCACGGTGATCCGGGTCAGCGCGTCGAGCGCGCTGAACGGCTCGTCGAGCAGCAGCAGCCTCGGCTCGCGGACGAGCGCGCGGGCCAGGCTCGCCCGCTGCGCCTCGCCGCCGGACAAGGTCAGCGGCCAGGCTCGCGCGCGGTCGGTCAGGCCCACCTCGGCCAGTGCCGCCTCCGCCCGGGCGGCCGGGTCGGGCGCGTCGAGGCCCAGCGTGAGGTTGTCGCGCACCCGCTTCCACGGCACCAGCCGGGGCTCCTGGAAGGCCACGGCCACCGAGCCGTCCACCTCCAGGCGGCCCTCGACCTCCTCGTCCAGGCCGGCGAGCGCGCGCAGCAGCGTGGATTTGCCCGAGCCGCTGCGGCCGAGGAGCGCGACGAACTCGCCGCGTCCGATCGTGAGGTCGAGGGCGTCGAGCACGGTGCGGTCGCCGAAACGCCGGGTGAGCCCGCGTACGGTGGCCACCGCCGTGCCGCTTGCCGTGCCGTTCACCGGGGCGTCCGCAGCGCCGGTCACCGTGCCGTTCACGGGGGTGTCCGCCGCGCCGGTCACCGCGCTGTTCACGGTGCTGTTCACTGTGCTGTTCACCGGGCCGCTCACCGGGCCGCTCACCGGGCCGCTCACCGGGCCGCTCACCGGGCCGCTCACCGGGACAGGAACTCGCGCCGCCATACCAGCGCCCTCCTTTCCAGGAGCCGGACCAGGGCGTCGGTGAGCAGGCCGAGCGCGCTGTAGACGAGAAGGCCGACCACGATCACGTCGGTACGCAGGAACTCCCGCGCGTCGTTGATCATGTAGCCGAGGCCGGCGTCGGCGTTGACCTGCTCGGCCACGATCAGCGCCAGCCAGGCCACTCCGAGGCTCTGCCGCAGCCCGACGAGCGTCTGGGGGAGCGCGCCGGGCAGCACGATGTGCCGTACGAGCGCGGCCCGGCCGAGCCGCAGCGTACGGGCGACCTCGGCGAGCTTGCCGTCCACGCCCCGGATGCCCGAGAACGTGTTGAGGTAGAGCGGGAAGGAGACGGCGAGCGCCACCAGCAGCACCTTGGGCGTCTCCCCGATCCCGAACCAGAGGATGAACAGCGGGATCAGGCCGAAGAACGGCAGGGCCCGGAGCATCTGCATGAGCGGGTCGACGGCGTTTTCACCCGCCCGGCTCAGCCCGGCGACCAGCGCGAGGCCGACGCCCGCGACCGCGCCGGCGGCGAAGCCGAGGAGCACCCGTTCGAGGGACACCGCGATCGCCGTGGGCAGCGTCCCCGAGCCCACCAGGTCGAGCGCGGTCACGGCGATCTGCGACGGGGCGGCGAGCAACCGGGCGGGCAGCAGCCCGAGCGTGCTGGCGAGCTGCCACAGCAGCACGACGACGAGGGGACTGATCCACCTGTGCCACCCCCTCCGCGGGCCGCGGGCCGTGGCGGAGCGGGGACGCGGCCGGGGATCCGCCCGGACCGCGCCTCCTAACTCGCCTCCTAACTCGCCCTGGAGTTCGACGACGGACATGGACA
This region includes:
- the ribH gene encoding 6,7-dimethyl-8-ribityllumazine synthase — encoded protein: MSGVGRPDAAAVDAGGLTVGIVAARWHEKITDQLLARAEQAARDSGAAVVTARVAGSLEIPVVAQALARRCDAVVALGVVIRGETAHFDYVCDSVTAGLTRVSLDESTPVGNGVLTCDTLDQAVDRSGVPGSKEDKGYEATIAALETALLLRGLAGRPRPVT
- a CDS encoding PH domain-containing protein encodes the protein MPESAPPLPVTWRPRITTIIAYGMAAVMVIGSILLAVGLPEQFGLPDRVGMVVFGVAVACVLHLLGRLRVTADEKGITVVNALRVHRFEWAEVLDVTMVEGDPWPKLDLANGVSLGAMGIQSTERKRSRRAVAQLTALIRERGEAPDRL
- a CDS encoding ABC transporter substrate-binding protein, with amino-acid sequence MTRRPLAALLIVLAAVTACSSTGQSTSGGNDGQATGRVTLRVGDQKAGSEALLKAAGLLDGTSYAITFSQFTSGPPLLEAVNAGAVDIGGVGNTPPVFAAAAGSKIKIVAAYRQSAKGSAILVPSGSAITSPAQLKGKKVAVAKGSSAHYHLLAVLKKEGLSFKDIQPQYLQPADALAAFSSGTVDAWAIWDPFTSQAEIQHKARLLVDGAGIVNGLNFQVAAPAALDDPGRRAAIDDFLTRLAKARNWAAGHLDEWAKVWAQETGLPVEVANAAVANAVATPIVIDDAVVASEQEIADAFTAEGLVPGAITFSQFVDDRFNDVVRKAQQ
- a CDS encoding ABC transporter ATP-binding protein, with amino-acid sequence MAARVPVPVSGPVSGPVSGPVSGPVSGPVNSTVNSTVNSAVTGAADTPVNGTVTGAADAPVNGTASGTAVATVRGLTRRFGDRTVLDALDLTIGRGEFVALLGRSGSGKSTLLRALAGLDEEVEGRLEVDGSVAVAFQEPRLVPWKRVRDNLTLGLDAPDPAARAEAALAEVGLTDRARAWPLTLSGGEAQRASLARALVREPRLLLLDEPFSALDALTRITVHRLVLDLWAAHGPAVLLVTHDVDEALLLADRILVLDGGRLAHEWAVTAPRPRHRDHPDLLTLRAALLSALGVTPEGPA
- a CDS encoding ABC transporter permease encodes the protein MSVVELQGELGGELGGAVRADPRPRPRSATARGPRRGWHRWISPLVVVLLWQLASTLGLLPARLLAAPSQIAVTALDLVGSGTLPTAIAVSLERVLLGFAAGAVAGVGLALVAGLSRAGENAVDPLMQMLRALPFFGLIPLFILWFGIGETPKVLLVALAVSFPLYLNTFSGIRGVDGKLAEVARTLRLGRAALVRHIVLPGALPQTLVGLRQSLGVAWLALIVAEQVNADAGLGYMINDAREFLRTDVIVVGLLVYSALGLLTDALVRLLERRALVWRREFLSR
- a CDS encoding LLM class flavin-dependent oxidoreductase, which translates into the protein MRFHWFLPTSGDGRSITGGGHGLARRHGQARAAVSRPPTVDYLAQVARAAEQAGFEAVLTPTGTYCEDAWLVTAALTQVTTRLKFLVAFRPGALSPTLAAQMAATYQRISGGRLLLNVVTGGEAAEQRRFGDHLGKDERYARTSEFLSIVRGAWDGPFDFRGNYYEVEGATVAERPDPVPELYFGGSSAAAGPVAARHVDVYLTWGEPPSQVAAKLDWMRELAAAEGRTLRFGIRLHVITRDTSKEAWAEAGRLLDQISPEDIASARAILSRSESVGQQRMLALHEGFRGGRARDLEIHPGLWAGVGLVRGGAGTALVGSHAEVADLVEEYASLGVEEFVLSGYPHLEEAFWFGEGVLPELRRRGVLGAGEPVRLSA